A region of Vitis vinifera cultivar Pinot Noir 40024 chromosome 15, ASM3070453v1 DNA encodes the following proteins:
- the LOC100258098 gene encoding probable purine permease 11 isoform X2, translating to MQPALDMPVSAEPILSKDETLTRQSSFIGLKCWQWWLLVALNIFFLVAGQAAAVLLGRFYYDKGGNSKWMATFVQTAAFPILLIPLFLIPSSKEPSTTTPPSWTILASIYIALGVVLAGDNMLYSTGLLYLTASTYSLICATQLAFNAVFSFYINSQKFTALILNSVVILSLSASLIAINDDSEGSSGISKGKYAIGIICTLAASALYSLLLSLMQLSFEKVIKKETFSVVLEMQIYTSIVAACASLVGLFASGEWKTLHGEMNGFGKGRISYVMTLVWTAVAWQVCSVGVVGLIFLVSSLFSNVISTVSLAVVPIASVMVFHDEMNGVKVIAMLLAFWGFASYIYQNYLDDRKAIKAQTGADDNHPDDSSCC from the exons ATGCAGCCGGCTCTCGACATGCCGG TTTCTGCAGAACCGATCTTGAGCAAAGATGAAACTTTAACGAGGCAATCTTCATTCATTGGACTAAAATGTTGGCAATGGTGGCTTTTGGTGGCACTCAACATTTTTTTCCTCGTTGCTGGCCAAGCAGCTGCTGTTCTTTTAGGAAGATTTTATTATGACAAGGGTGGAAATAGTAAATGGATGGCTACTTTTGTCCAAACTGCTGCTTTTCCAATTCTTCTCATCCCACTCTTCCTTATACCCTCATCCAAGGAGCCTTCAACTACTACTCCACCTTCTTGGACCATCCTTGCATCCATCTACATCGCTCTTGGAGTAGTCCTAGCTGGTGACAACATGCTGTATTCTACTGGGCTCTTGTACCTTACTGCCTCTACTTATTCGCTCATTTGTGCTACCCAATTGGCTTTTAACGCGGTTTTCTCTTTCTACATCAATTCTCAAAAGTTCACTGCTTTGATTCTTAATTCTGTGGTTATTCTATCCTTATCTGCCTCTCTCATTGCTATCAATGATGATTCTGAGGGTTCTTCAGGCATCTCTAAGGGGAAATATGCCATCGGTATCATTTGCACCCTTGCAGCTTCAGCTCTTTATTCTCTTTTGCTCTCCCTTATGCAGCTATCCTTTGAGAAGGtaataaagaaagaaacatTTTCCGTGGTTTTGGAAATGCAAATTTATACATCCATTGTTGCCGCATGCGCTTCACTTGTGGGTCTTTTTGCAAGTGGGGAATGGAAGACTCTCCATGGAGAAATGAATGGGTTTGGCAAGGGGAGAATTTCTTATGTGATGACTTTGGTCTGGACAGCTGTGGCTTGGCAAGTTTGTTCTGTAGGTGTTGTGGGCTTGATTTTTCTGgtctcttctctcttctccaATGTTATTAGTACCGTCTCTTTGGCTGTTGTTCCTATTGCTTCAGTGATGGTTTTCCATGACGAAATGAACGGCGTGAAGGTAATTGCTATGCTTTTGGCTTTTTGGGGTTTTGCTTCTTATATTTATCAGAATTATCTGGATGATCGCAAGGCAATAAAAGCACAAACTGGTGCTGATGATAACCACCCTGATGATTCTTCATGTTGTTGA
- the LOC100258098 gene encoding probable purine permease 11 isoform X1 produces MQPALDMPAVSAEPILSKDETLTRQSSFIGLKCWQWWLLVALNIFFLVAGQAAAVLLGRFYYDKGGNSKWMATFVQTAAFPILLIPLFLIPSSKEPSTTTPPSWTILASIYIALGVVLAGDNMLYSTGLLYLTASTYSLICATQLAFNAVFSFYINSQKFTALILNSVVILSLSASLIAINDDSEGSSGISKGKYAIGIICTLAASALYSLLLSLMQLSFEKVIKKETFSVVLEMQIYTSIVAACASLVGLFASGEWKTLHGEMNGFGKGRISYVMTLVWTAVAWQVCSVGVVGLIFLVSSLFSNVISTVSLAVVPIASVMVFHDEMNGVKVIAMLLAFWGFASYIYQNYLDDRKAIKAQTGADDNHPDDSSCC; encoded by the exons ATGCAGCCGGCTCTCGACATGCCGG CAGTTTCTGCAGAACCGATCTTGAGCAAAGATGAAACTTTAACGAGGCAATCTTCATTCATTGGACTAAAATGTTGGCAATGGTGGCTTTTGGTGGCACTCAACATTTTTTTCCTCGTTGCTGGCCAAGCAGCTGCTGTTCTTTTAGGAAGATTTTATTATGACAAGGGTGGAAATAGTAAATGGATGGCTACTTTTGTCCAAACTGCTGCTTTTCCAATTCTTCTCATCCCACTCTTCCTTATACCCTCATCCAAGGAGCCTTCAACTACTACTCCACCTTCTTGGACCATCCTTGCATCCATCTACATCGCTCTTGGAGTAGTCCTAGCTGGTGACAACATGCTGTATTCTACTGGGCTCTTGTACCTTACTGCCTCTACTTATTCGCTCATTTGTGCTACCCAATTGGCTTTTAACGCGGTTTTCTCTTTCTACATCAATTCTCAAAAGTTCACTGCTTTGATTCTTAATTCTGTGGTTATTCTATCCTTATCTGCCTCTCTCATTGCTATCAATGATGATTCTGAGGGTTCTTCAGGCATCTCTAAGGGGAAATATGCCATCGGTATCATTTGCACCCTTGCAGCTTCAGCTCTTTATTCTCTTTTGCTCTCCCTTATGCAGCTATCCTTTGAGAAGGtaataaagaaagaaacatTTTCCGTGGTTTTGGAAATGCAAATTTATACATCCATTGTTGCCGCATGCGCTTCACTTGTGGGTCTTTTTGCAAGTGGGGAATGGAAGACTCTCCATGGAGAAATGAATGGGTTTGGCAAGGGGAGAATTTCTTATGTGATGACTTTGGTCTGGACAGCTGTGGCTTGGCAAGTTTGTTCTGTAGGTGTTGTGGGCTTGATTTTTCTGgtctcttctctcttctccaATGTTATTAGTACCGTCTCTTTGGCTGTTGTTCCTATTGCTTCAGTGATGGTTTTCCATGACGAAATGAACGGCGTGAAGGTAATTGCTATGCTTTTGGCTTTTTGGGGTTTTGCTTCTTATATTTATCAGAATTATCTGGATGATCGCAAGGCAATAAAAGCACAAACTGGTGCTGATGATAACCACCCTGATGATTCTTCATGTTGTTGA
- the LOC100263235 gene encoding ras-related protein RABH1b, with protein sequence MAPVSALAKYKLVFLGDQSVGKTSIITRFMYDKFDNTYQATIGIDFLSKTMYLEDRTVRLQLWDTAGQERFRSLIPSYIRDSSVAVIVYDVASRQSFLNTAKWIEEVRTERGSDVIIVLVGNKTDLVDKRQVSIEEGEAKARDLNVMFIETSAKAGFNIKALFRKIAAALPGMETLSSAKQEDMVDVNLKSSNTNASQSQPQAGGCSC encoded by the exons ATGGCTCCTGTCTCTGCTCTCGCCAAGTACAAGCTCGTCTTCTTGGGAGACCAATCCGTCGGAAAGACTAGCATCATCACTCGATTCATGTACGACAAATTCGACAACACCTATCAG GCTACTATTGGTATCGATTTTCTATCAAAGACGATGTACCTTGAAGATCGGACGGTCCGTTTGCAACTCTG gGATACTGCAGGACAGGAAAGGTTCAGGAGTCTGATCCCAAGTTACATTAGGGACTCCTCTGTTGCAGTCATTGTATATGATGTTGCAA GCAGGCAGTCATTCCTTAACACTGCCAAGTGGATTGAGGAGGTTCGTACTGAGCGAGGCAGTGATGTTATCATTGTCCTTGTTGGGAACAAAACAGACCTTGTGGACAAGAG GCAAGTGTCTATAGAGGAAGGAGAAGCTAAAGCTCGTGATCTAAATGTTATGTTTATCGAAACTAGTGCCAAGGCTGGGTTCAATATAAAG GCGCTATTTCGGAAAATTGCAGCAGCCTTACCAGGAATGGAAACACTTTCTTCAGCAAAGCAAGAAGACATGGTTGACGTCAATCTTAAGTCTAGCAACACAAACGCATCTCAGTCACAGCCACAGGCAGGCGGATGTTCCTGTTGA